In one window of Temnothorax longispinosus isolate EJ_2023e chromosome 11, Tlon_JGU_v1, whole genome shotgun sequence DNA:
- the LOC139822144 gene encoding DNA polymerase delta subunit 2 has protein sequence MFSLEGMEVDETHEYDRKIVFFRDLGRFKLTERKYDDDSLNIYTARLNDLREDTLRAAKLKWTDYSYVEVSRLTLESPGKSYILVGVLYKEQRLKPSLVRDLSKELQLEAQPSNNNYASVDDKLFLEDETLRVRLVGSHMDIQEVVTGLVCAVLGRELENGTFWVEDWCFPGYYPKPSSSSGSLVEDGKILLVSGLDLVNNTDELSLDLLSEWITGMAGCADAQKEEAVIARVIIAGNTIRGSAKIYNHKGYHEIKSHDQRKIKEDVMAMHKLDAFLSNILHCCCVVLMPGEFDPACNYTMPQQPFHPCTLHKSARFKSMHGATNPWVANIGGRVVAGSCGGPIMDIMKIAGLSQLSALEWLERTLIWRHYAPTGPDTIPIYPFFKNDPFVMNEWPDIYFAGNMDKYDTKLVTADEGHTVRLICVPKFSETKTAVLVNLQDLTTQSVSFGDGLS, from the exons ATGTTCTCACTGGAAGGGATGGAGGTCGACGAAACGCACGAATACGACCGGAAAATTGTCTTCTTCAGAGACCTTGGCAGATTTAAGCTAACAGAAAGAAAATACGACGATGATTCTCTCAACATATATACAGCGAGGTTGAACGATCTGCGGGAAGACACGTTACGTGCAGCGAAACTAAAATGGA CCGATTATTCATATGTAGAGGTTTCACGCCTAACCTTGGAAAGCCCAGGAAAGTCTTACATTTTGGTAGGAGTACTTTATAAGGAGCAGAGACTGAAACCTTCTTTGGTGCGCGACCTCAGCAAGGAACTGCAGCTGGAAGCTCAGCCAAGCAATAACAATTATGCGTCGGTCGACGACAAATTATTTCTAGAGGACGAAACGTTACGTGTAAGATTGGTAGGAAGTCACATGGATATACAGGAAGTAGTCACTGGACTTGTCTGCGCAGTACTCGGACGTGAATTGGAAAATGGAACATTCTGG GTAGAGGATTGGTGTTTTCCAGGATACTACCCGAAGCCTTCCAGTTCGAGCGGCTCATTGGTGGAAGACGGGAAAATTCTGCTAGTATCTGGATTGGATCTGGTTAATAACACGGATGAGCTTAGCTTAGATTTACTTTCGGAATGGATAACCGGAATGGCGGGATGTGCCGATGCTCAAAAAGAAGAAGCAGTAATTGCTAGAGTCATTATCGCTG GAAACACCATTCGTGGTTCTGCGAAAATATACAATCACAAAGGCTATCACGAGATCAAATCGCACGACCAGCGTAAGATCAAGGAAGATGTAATGGCGATGCATAAACTCGACGCTTTCCTCAGCAATATCCTCCACTGCTGTTGCGTCGTGTTAATGCCGGGAGAGTTCGATCCCGCTTGCAACTACACCATGCCTCAGCAGCCCTTCCACCCATGTACTTTACATAAATCGGCCAG GTTTAAAAGCATGCACGGTGCAACTAATCCTTGGGTCGCAAATATTGGGGGTCGTGTCGTAGCCGGTTCTTGCGGCGGACCGATCATGGATATCATGAAAATCGCTGGATTATCCCAGCTGTCCGCGTTGGAATGGTTGGAGCGTACCTTGATCTGGAGGCATTACGCTCCAACCGGTCCCGACACGATTCCAATTTATCCGTTCTTCAAAAATGATCCATTCGTTATGAACGAATGGCCGGACATATATTTCGCCGGAAATATGGATAAATACGATACAAAATTAGTTACAG CTGACGAGGGACATACAGTGAGATTGATATGCGTTCCAAAGTTCTCGGAAACCAAAACAGCGGTGCTAGTCAATTTACAGGACTTGACGACACAGTCCGTCTCATTCGGCGATGGGCTGtcataa